The genomic stretch ACGGAGACCGTAATGCCTTTCGGCTCCAGATCGCGTATATATTTCGTAAGGTTTGCCGCCTGCGAGTAATTGTCTTCCTGCTGGGCCGGTATCCCTTTTTTGTCGAGATCTACCAGAGTGGAAGAATCGATATCTATATTGTAAAATCCCGCGTCTATCGCCTTACTGATAAGGGCCTTAACACCGTCTACCTCTTTTTCGGGATCTGCCCTGAAATTCTTGGCGTTCAGCTGGAAATGATCCCCCTGTATGAATACCGGACCTTCCCACCCCTCTTTTATAGCGGCGCTGATAATGACCGCCGCGTATTCCGCCGGCTCCTGAAACGTGTAGGCAATCTCCGATTTTGCTATCTCAAAGAGGAAGGCCCCCGATTTATTCTTTATTGCGGTTTTAAAGATCGCCCTCGCCGTGTCGTATGTGAGAGTTCTGATATTGACCGCCGGTACGGTGAAACCCTTTACCTCTCCGCTCCCCATAGCTTCATACAGCCCCTGGATAGAGGAGGAAACGACGCCGAGCCCGATGCCGATCTCCTTAATAAGGGCGCGCGTTATTCCCCGCTGTTCGTGGCTTTCATGGAATACCGCGTTGTAGACCAGTCTGTCTATCGGCTCCCCTTTGAGACCCTCCCGGTCGATGATCTTTACGGTGCCGTCGGTGTCTACGAACGGATGGAGATACTCCTCCATATCCTCAATGGATAAAAACCTCAATGCCATAACCCCTCCAATACTCAAAAAACCAACAACCGACTGTGGCCCCGACCAGTGCCTATTAAGAATATCGCCGCAAATCAGACCGATACTACTTACCGAATTACATGTCCTGATTCTAGGATGCGGTTGGCATTAGTGTCAATCTGTGACGAAAGGAATTACACCCGGTTGCGCCGGATTTTACGTCGATGAAGGATTGCGGCAAAAGGGGAGGGATCAGTATCCCACCAGACGGGACGTCTTCCTGTTCAGCACCTGCCCCATTTTCATTAGAGAATAGTGGTTCGCGCCTGTATCGATGGCGAACAGGGATCTGCTGTTCCTGATGTAGTCGTGAATTATCTCTTCCCTGAAAACCGTGCAGAGGAGCGAAAGATTCATCTTGAAATATTTTTTTGCGGTTTTTTCGACCATATTGAAATATTTTGTAGCCTCCGCCTGGTTTTCCGCCATGCTTACCACTACATACGGCTGAAAATTCTGGAGAACGGTGTTTATCTCGCGCGAAAGCTGGTTGTTACCGGAAGTAAGCTTCTCCAGAAACTCCCCTAGCGTGATATTCGAATCGGGCCTGTTGGGAAACACAAACCTGTCAAGAAGGAGCTTTACCTTTTCATCCTTTGAAAATTTGGCGTATAAAAGGCGACCGACGCAATACTTCAGAAATTCGCAAAGATTCTGAAGTGAAGTAGGTTCAGGTGAAAGGACAACAACATGCTTTTTTGCCGTCAAGAAAAGGTCAAGCGTGTTGAAGGAGGCCCCAGCGCCAAGATCGATTATCACCCTGTCGGCATCGAGGTTTTTCAGGTGGCGTATCAGCTTCGCCTTAACCGTCCACTTGAGATTTGCCATCCCGAGAAAATCGCCAGCTCCGCTTATGAGCCTCACGTTCTTATCCGGAGTGTAAAGAAGTATATCTTCAAGCGATTGAACGCGCCCAAGGAGGAAATCTATGAGGCCATACTGGGGATAATTCATCCCGACGAGGGTGTGAAGATTTGCCCCCCCGAGGTCGCCATCCACCAGCACCGTTTTCTTATCCGCTAATGAAAAGGCCCGTGCAAGAAGAATGGAGGTTACAGATTTCCCTACGCCACCTTTACCTCCGGCTACCGCAAAAATCTCTGGTTTCATAGGTGCCTAAAATTCCTCTCTTTTCCAATCCATTTTCTACCAGTATAGCCAAAACCCATTATATTTCCTAAATTTTGCAAATTTTGTTGCAGAACCTGTTTCAGCAAGTCACACAAGATAATTGTTACATTCCCTCCCACCTTTCCTGATAATGACAACTTCAGGAAAAGGCAAAGAGTTATCCACAGGTTCTTATCGCCTTTTTTTATCCCAGGGAAAAGGGTAAATCGGCGACATTTAACCGCATTACCCAAAATGC from Nitrospinota bacterium encodes the following:
- a CDS encoding class II fructose-bisphosphate aldolase: MALRFLSIEDMEEYLHPFVDTDGTVKIIDREGLKGEPIDRLVYNAVFHESHEQRGITRALIKEIGIGLGVVSSSIQGLYEAMGSGEVKGFTVPAVNIRTLTYDTARAIFKTAIKNKSGAFLFEIAKSEIAYTFQEPAEYAAVIISAAIKEGWEGPVFIQGDHFQLNAKNFRADPEKEVDGVKALISKAIDAGFYNIDIDSSTLVDLDKKGIPAQQEDNYSQAANLTKYIRDLEPKGITVSVGGEIGEVGHKNSTVEELDAYMEGYLKLLPKGMKGISKMSVQTGTSHGGVPMPDGSVAKVALDFDTLEAISKRAIEKYKLSGAVQHGASTLPDELFHRFPETRTSEIHLATGFQNMIYDDGRLPSAMKEKIYGWLRDNCASERKDGETEEQFIYKTRKKGFGPFKNELWTMPEDVRASIRGDLEAKFDFLFKKLGAVNNRDIVAKHVKLVAVKPDSAREIEAASV
- a CDS encoding AAA family ATPase — protein: MKPEIFAVAGGKGGVGKSVTSILLARAFSLADKKTVLVDGDLGGANLHTLVGMNYPQYGLIDFLLGRVQSLEDILLYTPDKNVRLISGAGDFLGMANLKWTVKAKLIRHLKNLDADRVIIDLGAGASFNTLDLFLTAKKHVVVLSPEPTSLQNLCEFLKYCVGRLLYAKFSKDEKVKLLLDRFVFPNRPDSNITLGEFLEKLTSGNNQLSREINTVLQNFQPYVVVSMAENQAEATKYFNMVEKTAKKYFKMNLSLLCTVFREEIIHDYIRNSRSLFAIDTGANHYSLMKMGQVLNRKTSRLVGY